Proteins encoded together in one Prevotella scopos JCM 17725 window:
- the dut gene encoding dUTP diphosphatase, producing MTQIKVINKGHQQLPVYATSQSAGMDLRANINAPIVLRPMERRLIPTGLYIALPVGFEAQVRPRSGLALKHGLTVLNSPGTIDADYRGEIMVLLINFSDESFTINDGERIAQMVIARHEKAEFVEVEVLDETERGEGGYGHTGVK from the coding sequence ATGACACAGATAAAAGTAATCAATAAAGGGCATCAGCAGCTTCCTGTTTATGCTACTTCTCAGAGTGCGGGGATGGACCTTCGCGCTAATATCAATGCACCAATTGTACTGCGACCAATGGAAAGAAGACTCATCCCTACGGGGCTTTATATCGCACTTCCAGTAGGTTTTGAAGCACAGGTGCGCCCTCGTAGCGGTCTTGCTTTGAAGCATGGACTGACTGTTCTCAACTCTCCTGGCACGATTGATGCCGACTATCGTGGCGAAATCATGGTACTGCTTATCAACTTCTCAGACGAATCTTTCACAATCAACGATGGCGAACGTATTGCACAGATGGTCATTGCACGCCACGAAAAGGCAGAGTTTGTTGAGGTAGAAGTACTCGACGAGACCGAACGTGGGGAAGGTGGATACGGTCATACGGGTGTGAAGTAA
- the dgt gene encoding dGTP triphosphohydrolase, with protein sequence MNWQQLISNKRLGQEERHALRHDDRSEFKRDSDRLIYSAPFRRLQNKTQVFPLPGSVFVHNRLTHSLEVASLGKSLGDDVARRLIERHSELRGTLFEEIGTIVQTACYAHDMGNPPFGHSGEKAIQAFFTEGSGTCLKDKVSPHFWEDITHFEGNANAFRLLTHRFLGRREGGFVMTYSTLASIVKYPFSSTYAGKHGKFGFFATEEETYKKIADELGILKKDSSETGIRYVRHPLVYLMEAADDICYEIMDIEDSHKLKLLSFEETADLLLGFFDEETRKSIRKRIEEEGVTDKNEQVVYFRACAVGLLEAECVNVFVEHEDEILNGTFEGSLIKHISELPRKAYKHCAEVSVDRIYRSKTVLDVELSGYKIMETLMEALIGAAVEPEHFHSQQLIRRFSSQYDIQSPCLETRIMAVLDFISGMTDIYALDIYQKINGISLPLI encoded by the coding sequence ATGAACTGGCAACAACTCATATCCAATAAGCGTCTCGGACAGGAAGAACGACACGCCCTTCGACACGATGACCGCTCTGAATTCAAACGTGACAGCGACCGATTGATTTATTCTGCGCCGTTCCGTCGATTACAAAACAAGACACAGGTTTTCCCTCTTCCTGGTAGCGTCTTTGTACACAACCGCCTGACTCACTCCTTGGAAGTAGCTTCCTTAGGTAAGTCCTTAGGTGATGATGTGGCAAGAAGACTCATCGAGAGACATTCAGAATTGCGTGGCACGCTCTTTGAAGAGATCGGAACCATCGTGCAGACTGCGTGTTATGCCCATGATATGGGTAACCCTCCCTTTGGTCATAGCGGTGAGAAAGCCATCCAAGCCTTCTTCACAGAAGGGTCAGGGACCTGCTTAAAGGATAAGGTTAGTCCTCATTTCTGGGAAGACATCACCCATTTTGAAGGTAATGCAAATGCCTTCCGATTGTTGACTCATCGTTTCTTAGGCCGTAGAGAGGGTGGTTTCGTGATGACATATAGCACGCTGGCGAGTATCGTAAAGTACCCTTTTAGCTCTACCTATGCGGGCAAACATGGGAAATTCGGTTTCTTTGCTACAGAAGAAGAGACTTATAAAAAAATTGCTGACGAGTTAGGTATCTTGAAAAAGGATAGTTCGGAGACAGGTATCCGTTATGTTCGGCATCCGCTGGTATATCTTATGGAAGCTGCAGACGATATCTGTTACGAGATAATGGATATCGAAGACTCACACAAGCTCAAGCTTTTATCCTTTGAAGAGACGGCTGATTTGCTCCTTGGCTTCTTCGATGAAGAAACAAGAAAGAGTATCCGAAAGCGTATAGAGGAGGAAGGCGTGACCGACAAGAACGAACAAGTGGTTTATTTCCGTGCCTGTGCTGTTGGACTATTGGAAGCAGAATGCGTCAATGTCTTTGTTGAACACGAGGACGAGATACTCAACGGAACTTTTGAAGGGTCGCTCATCAAGCATATTTCCGAGCTTCCTAGAAAGGCTTACAAACACTGTGCAGAGGTTTCCGTAGATAGGATTTATCGTAGCAAAACGGTTCTCGACGTCGAGTTATCAGGCTATAAGATTATGGAGACCTTGATGGAAGCACTCATCGGTGCTGCTGTTGAACCCGAACATTTCCACAGCCAGCAACTCATCCGACGCTTCTCAAGTCAGTATGACATCCAGAGTCCGTGCCTTGAAACACGTATCATGGCTGTCTTGGACTTCATCAGCGGAATGACTGATATCTATGCACTCGACATCTATCAGAAGATAAATGGTATTAGTTTACCACTGATATAG
- a CDS encoding DUF559 domain-containing protein, whose translation MYIYETADEIEYELLKANAIKNRQYATQAENLLWLYLKGKQSGYKFRRQHIIKQYIADFINLKYKLIVEIDGKYHFNDEQIIKDEERTRDLEQWGYTVIRFTNEEIFNHREEVIKKIKETIMAIDSHNTNQAIGAQPNTQTTSQTNTQSAIQPQQIGASPLSGGPRGAWAVDAACSGNPGPMEYQCVDLQTGARVFHFGPVMGTNNIGEFLAIVHALALMEKQGIKDKVIYSDSYNAILWVNKKRCKTTFVRNAETEELHQIIARAEHWLQTHKVTTPIIKWETKQWGEIPADFGRK comes from the coding sequence ATGTATATCTACGAAACGGCTGATGAGATAGAGTATGAACTGCTGAAAGCAAATGCTATCAAGAACAGACAGTATGCTACACAAGCAGAAAACCTACTTTGGTTATACCTAAAAGGAAAACAAAGTGGATATAAGTTTCGTAGACAACATATCATCAAACAATACATTGCCGACTTCATCAACCTTAAGTATAAACTTATTGTTGAAATTGATGGTAAGTATCATTTTAATGATGAACAGATTATAAAGGATGAGGAACGGACTCGTGACCTTGAGCAATGGGGTTATACAGTCATCCGATTCACTAATGAAGAAATATTCAACCATCGGGAAGAAGTTATCAAGAAGATTAAAGAAACCATAATGGCAATAGACTCACATAACACGAATCAAGCTATTGGTGCTCAACCAAATACACAGACGACTTCTCAAACAAACACTCAGTCAGCTATCCAACCACAGCAGATTGGGGCTTCCCCCCTTTCGGGGGGACCGAGGGGGGCTTGGGCTGTTGACGCCGCTTGCTCTGGCAATCCTGGACCTATGGAGTATCAATGTGTTGACCTACAAACAGGTGCGAGAGTATTCCATTTTGGTCCAGTAATGGGAACAAACAATATTGGTGAGTTCCTCGCTATTGTTCATGCTTTGGCACTGATGGAGAAGCAAGGTATCAAGGATAAGGTTATTTATAGCGACTCTTATAATGCTATCTTATGGGTAAACAAAAAGCGTTGTAAGACTACTTTTGTCCGCAATGCAGAAACTGAAGAACTCCATCAAATCATTGCTCGTGCAGAACATTGGCTCCAAACGCATAAGGTTACAACACCTATTATAAAGTGGGAAACAAAGCAGTGGGGTGAGATTCCTGCCGACTTTGGTAGGAAGTAA
- a CDS encoding enoyl-ACP reductase FabI gives MSYNLLKGKRGIIFGALNEMSIAWKVAERAVEEGAMITLSNTPIAVRMGTVNALSEKLNCEVIPADATNVEDLENVFKRSMEVLGGKIDFVLHSIGMSPNVRKHRTYDDLDYKMLDTTLDISAVSFHKMIQSAKKLDAINEYGSILALSYVAAQRTFYGYNDMADAKALLESIGRSFGYIYGREKHVRINTISQSPTMTTAGSGVKGMDKLFDFADRMSPLGNASADECADYCIVMFSDLTRKVTMQNLYHDGGFSNVGMSLRAMATYEKGLDEYKDENGKIIYG, from the coding sequence ATGAGTTACAACTTATTAAAAGGTAAAAGAGGTATTATTTTTGGAGCCCTCAACGAGATGTCAATTGCATGGAAAGTGGCTGAAAGAGCAGTTGAGGAAGGTGCAATGATCACTTTGTCAAATACTCCAATCGCAGTAAGAATGGGTACAGTAAATGCACTGTCTGAGAAGTTAAACTGCGAGGTTATTCCTGCTGACGCAACAAACGTTGAGGACTTGGAGAACGTATTCAAGCGCTCAATGGAGGTTTTGGGTGGTAAGATCGACTTCGTTCTACACTCTATTGGTATGTCTCCAAACGTGCGTAAGCATCGTACATATGATGACTTGGACTACAAGATGCTTGACACTACATTGGATATCTCTGCGGTATCATTCCACAAGATGATTCAGAGTGCTAAGAAACTTGATGCTATCAATGAGTATGGTTCAATCCTTGCACTCTCTTACGTAGCTGCTCAGCGTACCTTCTACGGTTACAATGATATGGCTGATGCTAAGGCTTTATTGGAGAGTATTGGTCGTAGCTTCGGTTATATTTATGGTCGTGAGAAGCATGTACGTATCAATACAATCTCTCAGTCGCCTACAATGACAACTGCTGGTTCAGGTGTGAAGGGTATGGATAAGCTCTTCGACTTTGCTGATCGTATGTCTCCATTGGGTAACGCAAGTGCTGATGAGTGTGCTGACTATTGTATCGTAATGTTCTCTGACCTCACTCGTAAGGTGACAATGCAGAACCTCTACCACGATGGTGGTTTCTCAAATGTAGGTATGAGCCTCCGCGCTATGGCTACATACGAGAAGGGGCTCGATGAGTATAAGGACGAGAACGGTAAGATTATCTACGGATAA
- the argS gene encoding arginine--tRNA ligase — protein sequence MKIEEQITVAALAAVKELYGTEVPEKMIQLQKTRSDFEGNLTLVTFPLLKTSRKKPEDTAQDLGEYLKKNCKAVADFNVVKGFLNLVIAQAAWTELLNDINADEKFGEKRVTDESPLVMIEYSSPNTNKPLHLGHVRNNLLGWSLAQIMEANGNKVVKTNIVNDRGIHICKSMLAWLKWGNGITPEQAGKKGDHLIGDFYVLFDKHYKEECKQLQEQYEKEGLTAEEAKEKAEHEAPLIKEAHDMLVKWEANDPEIRALWEKMNNWVYAGFDETYKALGVGFDKIYYESSTYLAGKKKVEEGLEKGLFIRKEDNSVWADLTNEGLDQKLLLRKDGTSVYMTQDIGTAEMRFNDFPIDKMIYVVGNEQNYHFQVLSILLDRLGFKWGKDLVHFSYGMVELPNGKMKSREGTVVDADDLVASMIENAKSLSEDKVNKLEGITEEEKNEIARIVGMGALKYFILKVDARKNMLFNPEESIDFNGNTGPFIQYTYARIRSILRKAEAQNITLPASLNDDAPLNEKEIALIQKLNDFGAAVAQAGIDYSPSGIANYCYELTKEFNQFYHDYSILNADTEAEKITRLVIAKNVAKVIKNGMALLGIEVPERM from the coding sequence ATGAAGATAGAAGAGCAAATTACCGTTGCTGCACTTGCAGCTGTAAAGGAATTGTATGGAACAGAAGTTCCTGAAAAGATGATTCAGCTGCAGAAGACACGCAGCGACTTCGAGGGTAACCTCACACTCGTCACCTTCCCATTGCTGAAGACTTCACGCAAGAAGCCTGAAGATACGGCACAGGATTTAGGTGAATACCTGAAGAAAAACTGTAAGGCTGTGGCTGACTTCAACGTTGTAAAGGGTTTCCTCAACCTCGTTATTGCGCAGGCAGCATGGACAGAGCTGTTGAATGATATCAACGCTGACGAGAAGTTTGGCGAGAAGCGTGTGACAGACGAGAGTCCATTGGTGATGATCGAATACTCTTCACCTAACACCAACAAACCACTTCACCTCGGTCACGTTCGTAACAACCTACTTGGTTGGTCATTGGCACAGATTATGGAGGCTAATGGTAACAAGGTGGTTAAGACGAATATCGTTAATGACCGTGGTATCCACATCTGTAAGTCTATGTTAGCTTGGCTAAAGTGGGGCAATGGTATCACACCAGAGCAGGCTGGCAAGAAAGGCGACCACTTGATTGGTGACTTCTACGTACTCTTCGACAAGCACTACAAAGAGGAGTGCAAGCAGTTGCAAGAGCAATATGAGAAGGAGGGATTGACGGCCGAAGAGGCAAAGGAAAAGGCTGAACACGAGGCTCCACTGATTAAGGAGGCACACGATATGCTCGTGAAGTGGGAAGCTAACGACCCAGAGATTCGTGCTTTGTGGGAGAAGATGAACAACTGGGTATATGCTGGTTTCGACGAGACTTACAAGGCATTAGGCGTTGGTTTCGATAAGATCTACTACGAATCAAGCACCTATCTTGCTGGTAAGAAGAAGGTAGAAGAGGGTCTTGAGAAGGGACTTTTCATCCGTAAGGAAGACAACTCTGTATGGGCTGACCTCACCAACGAGGGCTTAGATCAGAAGCTCTTGTTGCGTAAGGATGGTACATCGGTTTATATGACACAAGATATTGGTACGGCAGAGATGCGTTTCAACGACTTCCCTATCGACAAGATGATTTATGTCGTTGGTAACGAGCAGAACTATCATTTCCAGGTTCTCTCTATCCTCTTGGACCGTTTAGGCTTCAAGTGGGGTAAAGACCTCGTACACTTCTCATACGGTATGGTTGAATTGCCAAATGGTAAGATGAAGAGTCGTGAGGGAACAGTGGTTGATGCAGACGACCTTGTTGCATCAATGATTGAGAATGCAAAGAGTCTTAGCGAGGATAAGGTAAACAAACTCGAAGGTATCACAGAGGAAGAGAAGAACGAGATTGCTCGTATCGTGGGTATGGGTGCCTTGAAGTACTTCATCCTTAAAGTTGATGCGCGCAAGAATATGCTCTTCAACCCAGAGGAGTCTATCGACTTCAATGGTAACACAGGACCATTCATCCAATATACTTACGCACGTATCCGCAGTATCCTTCGTAAGGCTGAGGCACAGAACATCACCTTGCCAGCATCACTTAACGACGATGCTCCACTCAATGAGAAGGAGATTGCACTCATCCAGAAGCTCAATGACTTCGGTGCTGCAGTTGCACAGGCTGGTATTGACTATAGCCCAAGTGGTATTGCAAACTATTGCTATGAGTTAACTAAGGAGTTCAACCAGTTCTATCATGACTACAGCATCCTCAACGCTGACACTGAAGCAGAGAAGATTACCCGCCTTGTGATTGCCAAGAACGTGGCTAAGGTCATCAAGAATGGTATGGCATTACTCGGTATTGAAGTGCCTGAGAGGATGTAG
- a CDS encoding DEAD/DEAH box helicase: MAHELFSRIADILSAPSEAQALIMHETLVIACHEGLKNTRHGFGNLSSQVESLCRQYNIAPQDIVAIQKMRRHSNSNAPILPEDVAYDCRALAIFVSAVVQEAIPSFLVGKIPAHGRITENIQIANYRYIRCIVREWNDSIIQVVVTNQDSSEELLTVDYMDTPEYVDFSYLRTLLREGMQLNLLDCTVTRKKVVPRLIVVEPDYLIDISTIANCFESYGHHPLLFIVNRLSPRTTNKHFVLGNFAGSALDDIINHSTGYDIKETFRSNFREKALDFATCPDFDAVAFKLEAERQVENMKEIVDDIFRTFDREKAILEPSFVCERLGIQGRVDLMTTDLKLLVEQKSGKNIFIERKFKNAHGSIHMEKHYVQLLLYYGILQYNFQLSPKNAHIQLMYSKYPLPDGLLEVEPLQTLIREAIRFRNQAVATEFWMAENGFQRVLPLLTPQTLNTEKQHDNFYNTYLLPPLTSTLLPLHQLNDLERAYFTRMMTFVIKEQLVGKVGAQEGVGNSSSDLWNMPLPEKKETGNIYTGLTITEKERSNSFNGYDTITLSVPQQGEDFLPNFRRGDMIYLYAYKKNEMPDVRKSILFKGSLQEIHSDSIVVHLNDGQQNPDLISGDYFAIEHAGSDIGGTSAIRSLYTFITSNEERRQLLLGQRTPRTDKTLTLSRSYHPDYDEIILKAKQAQDYFLLIGPPGTGKTSQALQFLVREQLAEKSKAQSSKSKAQSSILLLAYTNRAVDEICNMLTENELDYIRIGNEFSCDPKYSEHLLKEVIDDNATLNSIKSTLADTRIVVATTSTMNSNAALFNIKHFDLAIIDEASQILEPNIIGLLSTRHAERRAIERFVLIGDHKQLPAVVQQSDTEVVVEDETLRNIHLYSCANSLFERLILTERAAGRTDFIGTLHKQGRMHPAIADFANRKFYAKEQLECVPLAHQTEQALAYNEASEDATDDLLKAHRMIFIPSKPCRQLNISEKVNTEEARIITDLLRRLHRQLGNDFAPQKSVGVIVPYRNQIAMIRKEIEKLGIPELEEISIDTVERYQGSQRDIILYSFTIQSRYQLDFLTANTFYEDGQPIDRKLNVAITRARKQLILTGNEPTLRQNQIFAELIDYIKEKGGYYAEKA, from the coding sequence ATGGCACACGAACTATTCTCACGTATCGCTGACATCCTTTCGGCACCTTCTGAAGCGCAGGCTCTTATCATGCACGAGACACTCGTCATCGCTTGTCACGAAGGATTGAAAAACACCCGACATGGTTTCGGCAACCTTTCTTCACAAGTTGAATCGCTCTGCAGACAGTATAACATAGCCCCACAAGATATTGTAGCAATACAGAAAATGCGCCGACACAGCAACTCGAACGCCCCCATCCTTCCCGAAGATGTGGCTTACGACTGCCGTGCCTTGGCTATTTTCGTTTCTGCTGTTGTACAAGAAGCTATCCCCTCTTTCCTCGTCGGCAAGATTCCTGCACACGGACGCATCACAGAGAACATTCAGATTGCGAATTATCGTTACATCCGATGTATCGTAAGAGAGTGGAACGATAGTATCATTCAAGTAGTCGTGACCAATCAAGATAGTAGCGAAGAGCTCCTAACGGTCGATTATATGGACACGCCAGAGTATGTTGACTTTAGCTATCTGCGGACGTTGTTACGCGAAGGGATGCAGTTGAATCTTCTTGATTGTACGGTCACCCGAAAGAAAGTCGTACCACGTCTTATCGTTGTAGAACCTGATTACCTGATTGACATCTCCACCATTGCCAATTGTTTTGAAAGTTACGGACACCATCCGTTGCTTTTCATCGTCAACCGACTTAGCCCTCGCACCACTAACAAGCATTTTGTGTTAGGTAACTTCGCTGGTTCTGCCCTCGATGACATCATCAATCATTCAACAGGATACGACATCAAAGAGACCTTTCGTTCTAACTTCAGAGAGAAGGCATTAGACTTTGCCACCTGTCCCGACTTTGATGCGGTAGCCTTCAAACTGGAGGCTGAGCGACAAGTGGAGAATATGAAGGAGATCGTTGACGACATCTTCCGCACCTTCGATCGTGAGAAAGCTATCCTTGAGCCGTCTTTCGTATGCGAACGATTGGGGATACAGGGTCGTGTAGATTTGATGACAACCGACTTAAAACTACTTGTTGAACAGAAGTCGGGCAAGAATATCTTTATTGAACGCAAATTCAAGAATGCACATGGTTCCATCCACATGGAAAAGCATTACGTGCAGTTACTACTCTACTATGGTATTCTGCAATATAACTTCCAGCTGAGTCCGAAGAATGCGCACATCCAACTCATGTATTCCAAGTATCCTCTACCTGACGGATTGCTCGAAGTGGAACCGCTGCAAACACTGATTCGTGAGGCCATCCGCTTCCGTAATCAAGCCGTAGCAACAGAGTTTTGGATGGCAGAAAATGGATTTCAAAGAGTGTTACCATTGCTTACACCACAGACACTGAACACTGAGAAGCAGCATGATAACTTCTACAACACCTACCTCTTACCACCACTCACATCGACATTATTACCTCTTCACCAGCTCAACGACCTTGAACGAGCTTATTTCACACGGATGATGACCTTTGTCATAAAAGAGCAACTCGTTGGGAAAGTGGGCGCACAAGAGGGCGTGGGCAATAGTAGTTCTGACCTCTGGAATATGCCCTTGCCTGAGAAGAAGGAAACAGGAAACATCTATACAGGACTGACAATCACGGAGAAAGAGCGTAGCAACTCTTTCAATGGCTACGACACGATAACGCTATCCGTACCTCAGCAGGGCGAAGATTTCCTCCCTAACTTTCGCCGTGGCGACATGATTTATCTCTATGCATACAAGAAGAACGAGATGCCTGACGTAAGAAAGAGTATTCTTTTCAAAGGATCATTGCAAGAAATACATAGCGACAGCATTGTGGTACACCTCAATGACGGACAGCAAAACCCTGACCTTATCAGTGGTGATTACTTCGCTATTGAGCACGCTGGCAGTGATATCGGTGGAACATCAGCCATCCGTAGCCTCTATACCTTCATCACTTCAAATGAAGAACGCCGTCAGTTGCTCTTGGGACAGCGTACACCACGCACCGATAAGACTCTCACCTTATCTCGCAGCTACCATCCCGATTATGATGAAATCATCTTGAAAGCAAAGCAGGCACAGGATTATTTCCTTCTTATCGGTCCTCCTGGAACTGGCAAAACCTCACAAGCCCTGCAATTCCTTGTGCGTGAACAGTTGGCAGAAAAGTCCAAAGCTCAAAGTTCAAAGTCCAAAGCTCAAAGTTCAATCCTTCTCTTGGCTTATACGAATCGTGCTGTTGACGAAATTTGTAATATGCTAACAGAGAACGAACTGGATTATATCCGCATTGGCAATGAGTTCAGTTGTGACCCGAAATATAGTGAGCATTTATTGAAGGAAGTGATAGATGACAACGCAACCCTCAACAGCATAAAGTCAACCTTAGCAGATACTCGAATTGTTGTAGCCACAACCTCAACAATGAACAGCAATGCTGCACTCTTTAATATCAAGCATTTCGACCTCGCCATCATTGATGAAGCAAGTCAAATATTAGAACCAAATATCATTGGATTACTTTCTACCCGACATGCAGAAAGGCGTGCAATAGAGCGCTTTGTATTGATAGGCGATCATAAGCAATTACCTGCAGTTGTGCAACAGAGTGATACAGAAGTGGTTGTTGAAGATGAAACGCTAAGAAACATTCATCTTTACTCTTGCGCAAACTCTCTCTTTGAGCGCCTTATCCTCACCGAGAGGGCTGCTGGACGTACGGATTTTATTGGTACGCTACACAAACAAGGAAGAATGCACCCAGCCATAGCCGACTTTGCCAACCGCAAGTTCTACGCAAAGGAGCAATTAGAATGTGTACCATTAGCACATCAGACTGAACAAGCATTAGCATATAACGAAGCAAGCGAAGATGCGACAGACGACCTTTTGAAGGCACATCGTATGATTTTCATTCCTTCAAAGCCATGTCGACAACTGAATATTTCAGAGAAGGTTAACACAGAGGAAGCACGTATCATCACTGACCTGCTAAGGCGTTTACACCGACAACTCGGCAACGATTTTGCCCCACAGAAGTCTGTTGGCGTCATCGTTCCTTACCGTAATCAGATTGCTATGATACGAAAGGAGATTGAGAAGCTTGGAATTCCCGAATTAGAGGAAATCAGCATCGATACGGTTGAGCGCTATCAGGGTAGCCAACGTGACATCATTCTCTACTCTTTCACCATCCAAAGCCGCTATCAACTCGACTTCCTCACCGCCAACACTTTCTACGAAGATGGTCAACCCATCGACCGTAAACTGAATGTTGCCATCACAAGAGCTCGCAAACAGTTGATTCTTACAGGTAATGAGCCAACATTAAGACAAAATCAAATCTTCGCAGAACTCATTGATTATATCAAAGAGAAGGGTGGATATTATGCAGAAAAGGCATAA
- a CDS encoding YqiA/YcfP family alpha/beta fold hydrolase, whose product MENQYKKTFPDLMVGKKIIYVHGFMSAGSSHTVQILRDYMPEATVIAPDLPIHPEEAMELLRNLVETEKPDLIIGTSMGGMYTEMLYGVDRICVNPAFQMGATISETNMMGKQVFQNPRQDGVQEVIVTKALVKEYKEITEKCFSQVTEEEQQHVFGLFGDADPVVHTFDLFNEHYPQAIRFHGEHRLIEKAIYHYLMPVIRWIDDRQEVRERRTVLIDQNTLADGYGKPKSSLNKAYEFLLDNYNVFFVCPAPTNTPSALTEQQAWIEDAFSAPAWNHTIFTNQPQLLYGDYFISSTEHDDFLGTSLLFGSEEFKTWEEIITFFERLGGQ is encoded by the coding sequence ATGGAAAATCAATATAAAAAGACCTTTCCTGACCTCATGGTAGGAAAGAAAATTATTTATGTTCACGGCTTCATGTCAGCCGGTTCAAGTCATACGGTACAGATTCTGAGGGACTATATGCCTGAAGCAACTGTCATTGCACCCGACCTCCCCATACATCCAGAGGAAGCGATGGAGTTATTACGCAACCTCGTTGAAACTGAAAAGCCCGACCTCATCATTGGCACATCAATGGGAGGTATGTACACCGAGATGCTTTATGGTGTTGACCGCATCTGCGTGAATCCTGCTTTTCAAATGGGAGCAACCATCAGCGAGACGAATATGATGGGTAAACAGGTATTCCAAAATCCACGACAAGATGGCGTACAAGAGGTTATCGTGACCAAAGCATTGGTAAAGGAATACAAAGAGATAACTGAAAAATGCTTCTCACAAGTGACAGAGGAAGAGCAGCAACACGTCTTCGGGCTCTTTGGTGATGCTGATCCCGTTGTCCATACCTTCGACCTTTTCAATGAACATTATCCTCAAGCGATTCGTTTTCATGGTGAACACCGACTCATAGAGAAGGCTATTTACCACTACCTAATGCCCGTCATCCGATGGATTGACGACCGTCAGGAAGTTCGCGAACGTCGTACGGTACTCATTGACCAGAACACCCTCGCTGATGGATATGGTAAACCGAAATCAAGTTTGAATAAAGCTTACGAGTTCTTACTTGATAACTATAATGTATTCTTCGTGTGCCCTGCACCTACCAACACCCCATCAGCCTTGACCGAACAGCAGGCATGGATTGAGGATGCTTTCAGCGCACCAGCGTGGAACCATACCATCTTTACCAACCAACCTCAACTTCTCTATGGCGACTACTTCATCAGTAGTACTGAACACGATGACTTCCTCGGGACAAGCCTACTTTTCGGTAGCGAAGAGTTCAAGACTTGGGAGGAAATTATCACTTTCTTTGAACGCTTGGGAGGACAGTAA
- a CDS encoding DUF2238 domain-containing protein → MIDKTKLMLVLLVVIVTVITCIHPIYPNEQTLQHIGTVLLLIPLTMDVFRKQLPMSAFIGIVGFTLLHVIGARYIYSYVPYKEWAVSLGLVEKGFFHDPRNHYDRLVHFSFGALLFPYFVYLCRKWVKHQSFVAVVMAWMMIQTGSLIYELFEWLLTIVMTAEEADYYNGQQGDMWDAQKDMALALFGSTGMFLVYAVRSLVRRGK, encoded by the coding sequence ATGATAGATAAAACGAAACTGATGCTTGTTCTGTTGGTAGTGATTGTGACGGTTATAACTTGTATTCATCCAATCTATCCGAATGAGCAGACGCTGCAGCATATCGGTACTGTGCTGTTGCTGATACCGCTGACGATGGATGTCTTTAGGAAACAACTTCCAATGTCGGCGTTTATTGGTATTGTTGGTTTTACGCTGCTTCATGTTATTGGAGCACGTTACATTTATTCTTACGTTCCTTATAAGGAGTGGGCTGTATCGTTAGGTTTGGTTGAAAAAGGTTTCTTCCATGACCCACGTAATCATTATGATCGGTTAGTACACTTTTCTTTTGGGGCATTGTTGTTCCCTTACTTCGTCTATCTTTGTCGGAAATGGGTAAAACATCAGTCGTTTGTTGCTGTTGTGATGGCATGGATGATGATTCAAACGGGTAGTTTGATTTACGAGCTATTTGAATGGTTACTGACGATAGTCATGACCGCAGAGGAGGCTGATTATTACAATGGTCAGCAAGGTGACATGTGGGATGCGCAGAAGGATATGGCTTTGGCACTGTTTGGCTCTACTGGAATGTTCCTTGTATATGCTGTTCGTAGCCTTGTTAGAAGGGGTAAATAG